One Lepisosteus oculatus isolate fLepOcu1 chromosome 13, fLepOcu1.hap2, whole genome shotgun sequence genomic region harbors:
- the LOC102695026 gene encoding presenilin-associated rhomboid-like protein, mitochondrial, protein MAWRGCFLCWSKGDILTLSYRGSRAAFLTQQRRGFRRASKKTETKPVEAEDAGRRQPVSSDTAVQKKGLAPHSEAPAPAAARSFTRLFKPMVFTLGFTGCSFATAAIWQYESLKSRVQSYFNEVRADWLERIRPQKQGDIRKQVNQWWSSLSEGQRTVTGIIAANALVFCLWRVPSMQRTMMKYFTSSPASKAVCAPMILSTFSHYSLFHMAANMYVLWSFSSSVVSLLGREQFMAVYLSAGVISTFVSYVCKTAMGRLGPSLGASGAIMTVLAAVCTKMPEAKLAIIFLPMFTFTAGSALKAIVAMDTAGLILGWRFFDHAAHLGGALFGIWYVFYGHELIWKNREPLVKIWHEMRTRGPGGGGGASP, encoded by the exons ATGGCGTGGAGGGGCTGTTTCTTATGTTGGAGTAAGGGGGATATCCTAACTTTATCTTACCGAGGAAGCAG GGCCGCCTTCCTGACGCAGCAGCGGCGCGGCTTCCGCAGAGCCTCGAAGAAGACCGAAACGAAGCCGGTGGAGGCCGAGGATGCGGGGCGCAGGCAGCCGGTTTCCAGCGACACAGCGGTCCAGAAAAAGGGGTTGGCCCCGCACTCGGAGGCCCCGGCCCCCGCAGCCGCCCGGTCCTTCACCAGGCTTTTCAAGCCCATGGTGTTCACCTTAGGG TTTACAGGCTGCTCCTTCGCTACGGCGGCGATCTGGCAGTACGAGTCCCTGAAGTCCAGAGTCCAGAGCTACTTCAATGAAGTCCGGGCGGACTGGCTCGAGAGGATCCGCCCGCAGAAGCAGGGAGATATCCGGAAACAG GTGAACCAGTGGTGGAGCAGCCTGAGTGAGGGGCAGAGGACAGTCACAG GGATTATCGCTGCTAACGCACTGGTGTTCTGTTTATGGAGAGTGCCTTCCATGCAACGGACCATGATGAAATACTTCACCTCCAGTCCTGCTTCCA AGGCTGTGTGCGCCCCGATGATCCTCTCCACCTTCAGCCATTACTCCCTGTTCCACATGGCCGCCAACATGTACGTGCTGTGGAGCTTCTCCTCCAGCGTCGTCTCCCTGCTGGGCCGCGAGCAGTTCATGGCTGTGTACCTTTCCGCAG GTGTGATTTCAACATTCGTAAGCTATGTATGCAAAACAGCCATGGGTAGACTAGGCCCCTCGCTCGGAGCT TCTGGCGCCATCATGACCGTCCTGGCTGCGGTCTGCACGAAGATGCCTGAGGCCAAGCTGGCCATCATCTTCCTGCCCATGTTCACCTTCACAGCTGGCAGT GCTTTGAAAGCAATCGTCGCCATGGACACGGCTGGCCTCATTTTGGGATGGAGGTTCTTTGACCACGCCGCTCATTTAGGGGGAGCCCTGTTCGGAAT CTGGTACGTGTTCTACGGGCACGAGCTGATCTGGAAGAACCGGGAGCCCCTGGTGAAGATCTGGCACGAGATGAGGACTCGCGGccctggaggaggagggggcGCCTCCCCCTAG